In Apium graveolens cultivar Ventura chromosome 10, ASM990537v1, whole genome shotgun sequence, the following are encoded in one genomic region:
- the LOC141689178 gene encoding NDR1/HIN1-like protein 26: MSQIHVKSPQHCAKKNLSIDKRYKKLFYAFFTCLFSVLSIIFIIYFLLHPSKPEFSLKEADIYQLNLFTNPQLVNSSIQLTLLSKNPNQKVGIYYDELLVHASYKGQQITVSTSLPPFYQGHEGTNLLTASLTGNGVPVASSFRYEVIRDTTVGKMVMNLKVNGRLRWKLGTWVSRKYRFNVNCAAIMPFGPSIPSGPLSSKQGTQCTTAV; this comes from the coding sequence ATGTCTCAAATCCATGTAAAATCTCCACAACATTGTGCCAAGAAAAATTTAAGCATTGACAAGCGCTACAAGAAACTATTCTACGCTTTCTTTACGTGCCTGTTTTCAGTtttatcaatcatattcattataTATTTTCTCCTACACCCCTCCAAGCCAGAATTTTCCCTTAAAGAAGCCGATATCTACCAACTTAACCTCTTCACGAACCCTCAACTTGTCAACTCCTCTATTCAGCTCACCCTGCTCTCTAAGAATCCTAACCagaaagttggcatttactacGATGAACTACTAGTTCATGCATCTTACAAGGGGCAGCAGATAACAGTTTCTACATCGCTTCCTCCATTTTACCAAGGCCATGAAGGTACTAACCTCCTAACAGCTTCTTTGACAGGAAATGGAGTACCTGTGGCTTCCTCTTTTCGCTATGAAGTAATACGCGATACAACTGTAGGAAAGATGGTCATGAATCTTAAAGTAAATGGCAGACTGAGGTGGAAGTTAGGTACTTGGGTTTCAAGAAAGTATAGATTTAATGTAAATTGTGCTGCTATTATGCCCTTTGGACCTTCAATACCATCAGGTCCTCTCAGCTCCAAGCAAGGGACTCAGTGTACCACTGCTGTTTGA